In Nostoc piscinale CENA21, the genomic stretch TGGCATTTTCCATGACATCTACCACACCCACAATTCAGTTTTTTGCAGGCATTTTTGAAGAACTCAGCAATGTGAGTTTGCGACGTGGCAAAGTTTCCGGGAACCGCATCGTCGCTATGACTTTTAATCAATTACAAGCTTTAGAAGGCTTTAATAGTTTTACAAAACCATCTTTAAATTCCTTATTGTTAACTGATGAAGAAGGTGAAATTAGTGTAACGCCTTCTTCAACTCGGTTTATTTTTGGTGGTGATGAGGGTGATGAATTACAACGGGTAGAATGCCAATTTGAAATTGAACAAGATGATCATTGGGAACGCTTTATGCGCTTTATGCAGCGTTACGCGGAAGCTAATGGGATGGAATATAGCAGTCCTAATTGAGATAGATAAGAGGGACAAAGTAGACAAGGGAGAGAGGTTTTTAAATCATTTGGGATTGATAAATCAAAGCTGACTTCATTCCATAAAGTTTCTTTACTTTTTGTAAAAGTACTAAAAAAATAAATTATCCAAATTTATTTACTCAACAAAACTCTTATCTGCCTTGTTGTTCTTGTCTAGGCTGTTGACTTTGTTGGTTTTAAAGCAGTATAAATTCATACAAATAATTAATTGTGTCAAGAAAATCTAGCCTAGTCAAAGTCGGTAGTAGTGCATAGTTTTGATTTCTCAAGTATTGGTTGAGTCAGGGAAGAGGAAGTATGGAGTGGGGAGTCGATTTGTTTGTCATTCCATGAGGACTGCTATATAAAGCTAAAATAGTAATCTACGTGTAAATTGGTCGAACTTTAAATCTTATGACTTCTGCTACTCCAGTCAAAACTGAGTACGAAGCGATTATTGGTCTAGAAACCCATTGTCAGCTCAGTACGAATACCAAAATTTTCTCTAGTAGCTCTACGGCGTTCGGTGCTGATCCAAATACTAACATTGACCCCGTGTGTATGGGATTACCAGGGGTTTTACCAGTACTCAACGAAAAAGTGCTAGAGTACGCAGTTAAAGCAGGTTTAGCATTGAATTGCCAAATCGCCAAATATAGCAAATTTGACCGTAAACAGTATTTTTATCCTGATTTACCGAAAAATTACCAAATTTCTCAATATGACCTACCCATTGCAGAACATGGTTGGATCGAAATTGAGATGGTAGATGCTGATGGTAATCCTGTGCAGAAGCGCATTGGAATTACCCGTCTGCACATGGAAGAAGACGCAGGTAAATTAGTACATGCGGGGAGCGATCGCCTGTCTGGTTCCAGTTATTCTTTAGTAGACTACAATCGTGCAGGTGTACCGTTAGTAGAAATTGTCTCGGAACCCGATATCCGTTCGGGACAAGAAGCCGCAGAATACGCCCAAGAACTCCGCCGAATTTTGCGTTATCTCGGTGTGAGTGATGGAAATATGCAAGAAGGATCGTTGCGTTGTGACGTAAATATTTCTGTACGTCCCGTCGGACAAAAAGAATTTGGGACGAAGGTAGAAATTAAAAATATGAACTCCTTCAACGCCATTCAACGGGCGATTGAATACGAAATTGAACGTCAAATTGAGGCTGTTGAAGCCGGAGAACGCATCATTCAAGAAACGCGGTTGTGGGAAGAAAGTTCACAACGCACAATTAGTATGCGGACAAAGGAAGGTTCCAGCGATTACCGTTACTTCCCCGAACCAGATTTAGCACCTATTGAGGTTTCTGATAGTCAATTAGAAACATGGCGTAGCCAACTACCAGAACTCCCAGCCCAAAAGCGTCATCGCTACGAAACTGAATTAGGACTTTCGGCTTATGATGCACGAGTCTTGACAGAAGAGCGTTACGTATCCGAATATTTTGAAGCAGCGATCGCAGCTGGCGCAAGCCCCAAAGCCGCAGCTAACTGGATTACTCAAGATATCGCTGCATATCTCAACAAGCAAAAACTCAGCATTTCTGATATTGCTTTAACTCCGGCGAACTTGGCTGAAGTCATCACCCGCATTGAAAAAGGCAAAATTAGCAACGCCCAAGCTAAAGAAAAATTGCCAGATTTACTCCAAGGTGTGACTCCAGAAAAAGCTTTTGCTGGTCAAGAGTTAATCACTGACCCCAGTGTCCTAGAACCAATTGTTGATGAAGTGATTGCGGCTAACCCCAAAGAACTGGAAAAATATCGCAACGGTAACACCAATCTCAAAGGTTTCTTTGTGGGGCAAGTGCTGAAAAAGACTAGCAAACGTGCTGATCCGAAATTAACTAACGAACTGGTAGATAAAAAGCTCAATGCCTAGTATGACCGGGAGTCAATTCCCTCAAATCAAGCATTCTGCCCAGGTTTAGTTCAGTAATTTCTTTACAGGATATTTACTAAAAATACCATCTACTCAGTAATAGCCCTCACAATTAAAAGGCTATTCTATGGTTAGTAGATTCACCCTAATGCTTCGGAGAGTTGCCTGTGCTGCTCTCCTTATTTATTAATGATAAAGTTATGTTTCTCTCACATAAGAAATCTTGATTTGGAATAGCTATATTGATGGCAGTGATAACAGTATTGATTGCTCAAAGTATTAAATTAGTTGGGTTTATCCTCAAAACTCACCACGCAGCACCTAAAACTTTGCAATCACCATAACATTTAAATACCCGATTGATTTTCCTAAAACTCTTATTTAACCTAGAAAACAAATGATATCTCATTCAAGCTCATCATAAAAGCCAATGTGCATTTTGCGAGGTGACACAAACTAGTAATAAAATTTACCATTTTCGTTTAAAATTTTATGTCTCAGTAATCTAAGGGTAAATTCTTAACAATATTTATACAAAAAAACAAATAATGGGTGATACTCCTCATGGCAAAAATGATATGCTGTGTTAAGTAGATGCACCCTGATGATCTGGAGAGCTGCTCAAGTGGCTCTCCTTTTTCAATGGATTTGGGGAGTCGGAAAAATAACTAATGACGAATGACAATTGACTATTGACTATTGGTATAATCGCCAGTCAGGCCGCTAATTTTGTGGGGGAACGGAAAAATGGCAGACTGGCAAGAAATTACTGGTGGTGTGACTGCTCCTAAAGGATATCGAGCCGCAGGAATCACCGCAGGATTAAAGCCATCGGGATTGCCAGATTTAGCTTTGATAGTATCGAATGTGGAGGCGATCGCAGCTGGTGTATTTACCACATCTCAAGTCAAAGCCGCCTGTGTAGATTATTGCCGTCAACGCTTGCAAGCTAAAACCAGCGCCCGTGCTATTCTCTGCAATGCCGGACAAGCCAACGCCGCCACAGGTAGTCAAGGTGTGCGTGATGCCGAGGAAAGTGCGGAATTGTTAGCCAAGGAATTAAATATCTCTACCGAATTGATATTGTTAGCCTCGACTGGTGTAATTGGTCAACGCATCAAAATGGATGCCTTACGCAGTGGGATTCCTAAGTTAGTGGCAAGTCTTTCAGAAACAGGTTCTGATGCGGCGGCTGGGGCAATTGTTACCACAGATTTAGTCACAAAATCCATTGCCCTAGAAACAACTATAGGCGATCGCCCAGTCCGTATTGGTGGGATTGCCAAGGGTTCGGGGATGATTCACCCCAACATGGCAACAATGCTGGCATTTGTTACTTGTGATGCGGCTGTTTCCCCTCATCTTTGGCAGCAAATGTTGAGTAGAGCCGCAGATAAAAGCTTTAATTCCATTACCGTAGATGGCGACACCAGCACCAACGATAGTTTAATCGCCTTAGCAAATGGTCAATCCCGTACCCCAGCAATTACCGAGATGGGTGCAGAAGCCGAGAAATTAGAGGCGATGCTAACAGCAGTATGTCAGCATTTAGCCAAAGCGATCGCACGAGATGGTGAAGGTGCAACCTGTCTCATTGAAGTGCAAGTTACAGGTACTCATGATGACCTCGCCGCCAGACAAATCGCCAAAACCATTGCGGGTTCATCCTTAGTTAAATCAGCAATTTTCGGTCGTGATCCCAACTGGGGACGCATCGCCGCCGCCGCTGGACGTGCAGGTGTACCCTTTGAGCAAGAAAACTTGCAAATTAAGTTAGGAGATTTCTTACTGTTAGAAAATGGTCAACCTCTGCAATTTGACCGCGCCGCCGCCAGTGCATATTTAAAACAAGCAGCCACCGATTATCCTAGCACTATCAAAACTCAACGCTTAGATAATCCCGTAATTATTGCTGTTAGCGTTGGTAATGGTCATGGTACAGGTAAAGCTTGGGGTTGCGATTTAAGTTATGACTACGTGAAAATCAATGCCGAGTATACAACTTAACTGACAACAGAATTCAGGACTCAGGAGTCAGAAGTAATTATAAAAGGTGGGCAATGCCCACCCTTTATATATAGCAGTCGAAGTATAGGTAAGGAAGTTTAAAAAGCAAGAATTTAGGCATAGTCAGACTTTTACCTCCGATTGGTGAGCGTAGCCGAACCACTGCCTCCTGCCTCCTGCCTCCTGCCTACTTAAATTGTTCTAATTGGTCTAAGCGCAACCAAATATTTGGTGTTGGGACTTGTCCGAATT encodes the following:
- the psb28 gene encoding photosystem II reaction center protein Psb28, with amino-acid sequence MTSTTPTIQFFAGIFEELSNVSLRRGKVSGNRIVAMTFNQLQALEGFNSFTKPSLNSLLLTDEEGEISVTPSSTRFIFGGDEGDELQRVECQFEIEQDDHWERFMRFMQRYAEANGMEYSSPN
- the gatB gene encoding Asp-tRNA(Asn)/Glu-tRNA(Gln) amidotransferase subunit GatB, which translates into the protein MTSATPVKTEYEAIIGLETHCQLSTNTKIFSSSSTAFGADPNTNIDPVCMGLPGVLPVLNEKVLEYAVKAGLALNCQIAKYSKFDRKQYFYPDLPKNYQISQYDLPIAEHGWIEIEMVDADGNPVQKRIGITRLHMEEDAGKLVHAGSDRLSGSSYSLVDYNRAGVPLVEIVSEPDIRSGQEAAEYAQELRRILRYLGVSDGNMQEGSLRCDVNISVRPVGQKEFGTKVEIKNMNSFNAIQRAIEYEIERQIEAVEAGERIIQETRLWEESSQRTISMRTKEGSSDYRYFPEPDLAPIEVSDSQLETWRSQLPELPAQKRHRYETELGLSAYDARVLTEERYVSEYFEAAIAAGASPKAAANWITQDIAAYLNKQKLSISDIALTPANLAEVITRIEKGKISNAQAKEKLPDLLQGVTPEKAFAGQELITDPSVLEPIVDEVIAANPKELEKYRNGNTNLKGFFVGQVLKKTSKRADPKLTNELVDKKLNA
- the argJ gene encoding bifunctional ornithine acetyltransferase/N-acetylglutamate synthase, translating into MADWQEITGGVTAPKGYRAAGITAGLKPSGLPDLALIVSNVEAIAAGVFTTSQVKAACVDYCRQRLQAKTSARAILCNAGQANAATGSQGVRDAEESAELLAKELNISTELILLASTGVIGQRIKMDALRSGIPKLVASLSETGSDAAAGAIVTTDLVTKSIALETTIGDRPVRIGGIAKGSGMIHPNMATMLAFVTCDAAVSPHLWQQMLSRAADKSFNSITVDGDTSTNDSLIALANGQSRTPAITEMGAEAEKLEAMLTAVCQHLAKAIARDGEGATCLIEVQVTGTHDDLAARQIAKTIAGSSLVKSAIFGRDPNWGRIAAAAGRAGVPFEQENLQIKLGDFLLLENGQPLQFDRAAASAYLKQAATDYPSTIKTQRLDNPVIIAVSVGNGHGTGKAWGCDLSYDYVKINAEYTT